AATCCTCAATTCAGCAGTCGGTTTCACAAGGTTGACGATGCCTGTATTATGTTTTCTACACCTTCAACGAAAATAAAGGCAGCTTTCGCTGCCAATTATTTTTTTGTCTTACCCTATTGCTTAGTCATTTACTTCTTCGTATTCAGCATCCATGACTTCATCATCGTCATCAGATCCTTCCGCACCCTGAGCTTCTGCTCCCTGCTGTGCAGCTGCTTCTTCATACATCTTCTGGGCAATTGGATAGAAAGCTTCATTTAGTTCTTCAGTTGCTTTAGTGATTGCTTCAACGTCATCGCCTTCAGCCGTTGTTTTAAGTTTTTCAATGGCTGCCTGAACTTTTTCCTTTTCATCATCGGAAATTTTATCTTTGGCTTCTTCCAGTGACTGTTCCATCTGGTAAGCTGTTGAGTCGGCTGTGTTTTTCGCTTCGATCAGTGCTTTTTGTTTTTTATCTTCTTCAGCATGAAGTTCCGCTTCTTTTACAGCTTTTTCAATTTCTTCTTCATTCATGTTAGTGCTTGATTTAATAACCACATTCTGAGTTGTTCCTGTACCCATATCTTTAGCAGATACATTAACAATCCCATTGGCATCAATATCGAAGGTTACTTCAATTTGTGGAATACCGCGTCGAGCTGCAGGAATTCCAGTTAACTGGAAGCGACCAAGGGTTTTATTGTCTTTAGACATTTCACGTTCACCCTGGAGGACGTGGATATCAACAGCGGTCTGATTGTCAGCTGCAGTTGAGAATACCTGACTTTTCTTGGTCGGAATGGTTGTATTTCTATCAATTAATCGAGTGAACACACCACCCAAAGTTTCAATTCCCAATGACAGCGGTGTAACATCCAGAAGCAGGACATCGTTGACTTCGCCTGCCAGTACCCCAGCCTGAATTGAAGCACCAATAGCTACACATTCATCAGGATTAATACCTTTGTAAGCTTCTTCACCAGTTAAGTTTTTAACGGCTTCCTGAACAGCAGGAATACGAGTTGAACCACCAACCAGAATAACCTTGTCCAGTTCATGTTTCTTAAGTCCGGCATCTGCCATAGCTTTTTCAACTGGTCCGACTGTACTTTTTACTAAAGCAGCCGTAAGTTCATCAAATTTAGCTCGGGTTAAAGACAGTTCCAGATGCTGTGGGCCATCTGCTGTTGCGGTAATGAAAGGCAGGTTAATATCTGATTTCATAACCGTTGATAATTCAATTTTTGCTTTTTCAGCTGCTTCTTTAAGTCGCTGCAGTGCCATTTTATCGTTTCTTAAATCAATCCCGTGAGATTTTTTAAATTCGTCTGCCATCCAATCGATAATCTTCTGGTCAAAGTCATCTCCACCCAGATGATTGTTCCCATTGGTTGATTTTACTTCAAACACGCCATCGCCCAGTTCCAGGATCGATACGTCAAATGTACCACCACCAAGGTCGTATACCATAATTTTTTGATTATCGCCTTTATCCAAGCCATATGCTAAAGCTGCAGCTGTTGGCTCATTGATAATTCTCAAGACTTCAAGACCGGCAATTCGACCAGCATCTTTAGTTGCCTGACGCTGTGCATCACTGAAATATGCAGGGACTGTAATAACCGCTTTGCTGACAGTTTCTCCCAGATAAGCTTCAGCATCTGCTTTTAGTTTTTGTAAAACCATTGCTGAAATTTCCTGAGGGGTATAACTTTTATCATCAACGGATACTTTATGATCCGTTCCCATTTCACGTTTAATAGATGAAATGGTACGGTCCGGATTGGTTACTGCCTGACGTTTTGCGACCTGTCCTACCAGTCGTTCGCCATCTTTTGAAAAAGCGACAACCGATGGAGTTGTTCGATTTCCTTCCGCATTTGGGATTACAACTGCTTCACCGCCTTCAAGTACGGCCACACATGAATTGGTTGTTCCTAAGTCAATACCGATAATTTTTTCTTTACTCATATCTAATTCCTCCTAAGGGTTTAATTTCTTTTTTATCCAAATTTCTGTTATTTTTTATTTGCTGCATATTTTAACCATTGCCGGTCGAATCAGTTTTCCTTTAAAGGTGTATCCCTTCTGGAATACCTCTAGAATATCCTGATCCTCCCTATCGGGATGATCCTCAGTGGCTACTCCATGATGACAATTAGGATCAAAAGAACAGTCACAATCTACTTCTTCCAAACCTTCTTCGGTTAAAACCGCCATCAGCTGTTTAAAGACCATCTGAACACCGTCTGCATAAGTTTTAGCTTCATCGGTAGAATCCTTAAACGAGGCCTGGGCCCGTTCCAGATTATCAAGTACCGGTAGAAGCTTTGTCGCAAACCGTTCTGCGGCAAATTGAGATATTTCTGTTTTTTCCTTTTGCGTTCTTTTTTTGTAATTTTCAAAGTCAGCCTGAAGGCGAAGGAGACGATTAATCACATCTTCATCTTCTTTTTTGGCTTCTTCTGCCACCTCCTTGACGGTTTCAATTTCTTCTTCTACCGCTTCTTCCGGTGAAATTTCTTCCTCCGACTTTTCACTGACAATTTCTTCTTCCATTACTTCTTCATTTTTCTGTTCTTCGCTAGCCATTTAACCACCTATTTCATTAATAAATTTGAGATATGCAAGTTCAACTCATTTCTGATATAATTTAAAACCGATGAGACATTGTCATAATTCATCCTCGTGGGACCAATTACACCAAAAGCCCCCATCATCTCACCATCCAGTTCATAAGTTGATGTAATAATGCTAAAATCTTTTAAATTTTCATTGTCATTCTCATTTCCGATCCTGATATGGACCACTTTCCCACTCTCATTTCCAGTAAGGATTTCTGACAAGACATGTTTTTCCTGAACAATATTGACGACCTGTTTAATTTTTTCCACATCACTGAATTCCGGATAATTAAACAGATTGGTCAAGCCGGTTGAATGGACTTCCGAGGCATCTTCAAGCAATGCTTTTTTAAGATGGGGAATGATTTCTCGAACCAGCCTGCTCTCAAGTTGCGACAGCTCCTGAATCTGATCGAAAAAACTGGCATTCATATCTTTTAAAAATGAATTCTTCAAAAATCCGTTGATCACATTGGAAAGTTTAAGCGCCATCATTTCACTGACTTCAGCTGAAAGCGACATCTCCACATTTTTGGCAATCCCTTCATAGGTTACCGCCACCATCAGCACACGATTTTTGATTAAGGGAATAATCTGTACGTGTTTACAATTATAATTTGTAATCCGAGGTGCTAAAACCACCGAAGTATAATTGGTCAATTTAGACAAAACCTGTGCCGTATGTGAAATGGTTGTTCCCAACTCATTGTTATAATCCAAAAACCCCCGATGAATATCAGTTCTGATTATTTTCTCAAGTTTTCTGATCTCCATAATCTCATCCACATAAAAGCGATAAGCCTGTTGCGTTGGGATCCGACCAGAAGAGGTATGGGGTTGAATTAAAAAACCCATTTCCTCAAGATCTGCCATTTCATTCCGGATCGTTGCCGGGCTAATCCCCAGATTACACCGCTTGGACAAAGTTCTTGATCCTACCGGTTCAGCTGAATTAATATAGTCCCTAATAATAACTTCCAGAATTTTCTTTTTTCGTTCACTTAGTTCCATGATTCACCTCGTTATTAGCACTCACAAGAATTGAGTGCTAACATCTGATATAAATATAGCACCTGGTTCTTACTTTGTCAATAAGATTCTATAAGATCATGATCAATTTTTAAAGAAGGTTTAAGTTTTTTAACCTAATCTTCTTATATAAAAGCCATGAATACCTGATTGGCAAAATCCTGTCCTTTTTTCGTGAGTTTAAGGTAATCACCCTCTTGTTCCAGTAGCTTTTCACTGAGCAGTTTTTTAATTTCTTCCTTATATAGAGTCATATAGTCGCAGGCAAAATGAGCATAAAAATTCGTACGGCTCAAACCGTCAAGTTTTCTTAAACCCAGGAACATCCATTCATCCATCTCCTCTTTTTTAGAGAGCTGATGCATCTCAGTTCTTGGCAGCTCACCCCTTGTTAGCGCTTCCACATAATCAGTTCTTTTCGCAAGATTGGCAAAACGAACGCCCCCATAAAAACTGTGGGCACCCGCTCCCAAACCCAGGGTTTCTTTTAATTCCCAGTATTTTAAATTGTGACGGCTTTCATATCCGGCCTTTGCATAACTTGATATCTCATAATGATGAAAGCCATGCTTTTTTAAAGTCTCATCGATCATCCAGTGCATTTTTCGCTCAGTTTCCTCATCGGGACAAGAAATCTCCCCTTTTTCCACCCTATCTGTCATCATTGTCCCCTCTTCAAGAATCAGACTGTAACAGGAAAAATGGGTCGGCTCAAATTTTAGCACTTCATCGATTGTTTCAAACATCATTGAAAGCGTCTGCCCCGGCAATCCATACATCAAATCCACGCTGATATTTTTAAATCCAGTCATTTTGAGTCCCTCCATGGTCTCAACAAACTGCCTCTGAGCATGAATCCGACCCAATTTTTGCAAAAGATCATCCTGCCAGGCCTGCAGGCCCACACTGACACGATTAATTCCTGCTTGCTTATATATGGAAAGCTTTTCTTTTGTCACTGTTCCGGGATTGACTTCGATGGTTATCTCATTTTTTTCAGTAAAACAAAATGACGCTTTTAATCTTTGGATTAAATCATAAATTCTATCACCTTCTACACTAGACGGAGTTCCGCCACCGATATAAAGGGTATCTACACTTTTATCTTTGCTTGCTGTCAAACAGACTTCTTTTGTTAAAGCTTTAAAGTAATTATCAATCTGCTGCTGATCAAAGCAGGCTTCCGAATTAAAATCGCAGTAATCACATTTTTTTATGCAAAACGGAATATGACAGTATATTCCTAATTTTTCTTCCTGACATTTTGCTTGCATTTTTTCTCCACTTTTTTAAGGACTATTGTCCCAATATTTATGCTATAATATCCATTATAGCATTCATCACCAGAAAGGAACCCTTACATGAACAAAAAATTCACGCTGGCAGTAATGACTGGAGCTTTTGCCGGTTTTTCGGCTTTTCTGTTTATGAAAAAAAGAAAAACTAAACAAGCAAGTGGACAAGATCCTACCGCAACAAGCACACCAGGCTCAACTGCTTTTCAAGCTACAACCCCTTTTGAACTTCCGGAAAAAGAATCTCCTATCTATACCAGCGGTCCGGTTTCACCGACCGGCCAACCTCTTTACGATTTTAAGGATGAACACAATCTAATTTTCTGCGAGGAAACGCAATTATCTAAACGCCTGATTCAACTGGAAAATTCCATCAATATTCGTGATATTGGTGGTTATACCGGCTACCAGGGTGGTAAAGTCAAATGGCGCAAAGTCATCAGAAGTGAAGAACTGGCCCACTTATCTGATAAAGATGTGGAATTTTTCCATGACTTAAGACTAAAACATGTTTTTGATTTCAGAAACGAATCAAAGGCCCGAAAACAGGTTGATCGTCTGCCAAGCTCGACCCAGTATCATCTAAATCCGATTTTTGACAGTCTTGGGGCTAGGACTTCAAGCATCGATTTTACTCAACCCGGTGCTGTAGACAGTTTTATGCGCGGTGTCTATCATGAACAAACCGAGCAACGCGCTCAACGCTTTGCCGACGTCTTAAAATATCTGACCATTCCTACCGAAACCCCACTATTATACCACTGCACCAACGGTAAAGACCGAACCGGTTTTATGACCTATCTGCTTTTGGGGATTCTTGGCGTTAACGATGAAACGATTCTTTCTGATTATACCCTGACCAACTTGACCTTTGACGAAAGCTATCAGGTTTTAGGAAATATTATGTCTGAAGAGTTGGGCGTTGATAATCATCATCTCTGGGAATTCTACGGAGTCAAACCGGACTGGCTGAAAATCTCAATGGATTATATCAATGGTAACTATGGTCATGTAGAAGCCTACCTGCTGGATCAGACCGATATGACCCAGACAGACTTTGAAAAAATCAGAGACAACCTGCTTGAATAAATTTAAAATTTAAAGGAGAGACCCATGATAGAACGCGGAAAAATTGCCCGGGAAGCCGGTATTAAACTGGCTGCTACCGACACCAAAACCAGAAATGATGCGCTTTTGGAAATTGCAAAAGGCTTAGAAGCTCATAAAGATGAGATTCTGGCTGCCAATGAAGCCGATCTTAAACGCAGTGAAGCTGAAAACCTGGCGGCTCCGCTTTTAAAACGCCTTGTTTTTAATGAAAGTAAAATAAATGATGTCATTGACGGTATCCACAGCCTGATTGAACTGACAGATCCACTGGGAGCCACCCGACTGGCAACCGAACTTGACAAGGGGCTTGATCTATACAAAGTCACCTGTCCCATCGGTGTCATTGGCGTTATTTTTGAATCCCGTCCAGATGCCTTTGTTCAGATTTCAACCCTTTGTTTAAAAAGCGGCAACAGCGTCCTGTTAAAAGGCGGTCGCGAAGCTTTGGAAACCAACCGGATGCTTTGTCAGGTCATTGAAGAAGCAACCCTTTCTGCCGGCATTCCCAAAGGCTTTATTCAAAATCTGGAAAGCCGTGATGAAGTTAACGCCATGCTGGCACTGGATGATTATATTGATCTGATTATCCCTCGCGGTTCTAATGAGTTTGTGCAGTATATTATGAACCATTCCAACATACCGGTTATGGGTCACGCTGACGGAATCTGCCATGTTTTTGTCAATGAAGATGCCGAAATACCCATGGCTATCGATCTCATCATTGATTCCAAGACCCAGTATGTCGCCGCCTGCAACACCTTAGAAACCCTGCTGGTTCATGAATCTATTGCCAAAGACATCTTGCCACCGCTTAAAAGAGCTATGGAAGAGAAGAATGTTCATCTTAAAGGCGATGCTGAAGTTTTAAAAATCATTGACATAGAAGCAGCAACCGAAGATGACTGGAAAACCGAATATCTGGATTATATTCTTTCCATTAAAATCGTCCCGGATCTTTCTTCTGCTATTTCTCATATTAATACCTATGGTTCCGGACATACCGATGTCATCATCACAAATGATGACGCGGCTATTAAAACTTTTATGACACTGGTCGATTCTGCCGGTGTCTTCAGTAATTGCTCAACCCGGTTTAGTGACGGCTTCCGTTTTGGGTTCGGTGCCGAAGTTGGAATCAGTACCTCCAAACTTCACGCCCGCGGCCCGGTTGGTCTGGATGGGCTTTTAAGCTACAAGTACAAACTCATAGGTCATGGTCAGCGCGTTAGTGATTACGCCAGTGGACAGTCCCATTTCACCCACCAGCCTAAAAACGAAAACTGTCCTGTTTAGTACTCTGGAGGAAACGATGAAACAAAATTTGACCTTTATTCTTTTTGTCGTTCTAATACTTGCTTTAACCGGCTGCAGCCAGTCGGACCAATCCGAAAGCACCGAAGAAAGCCTGCCCAATCCGATGACAGAAATTTCTTCTCTCGAGGCCATTAATGAAAGCCTGGGATTCACCTTTGATTCCCTGCCAGAGCCCTCATCAGATTCCAGCTATTATTTGATTGCTGATACCATCGCTCAGGTTGATTTGACTTTTGAGGGGATCTCTTTTACTATCCGAAAAGCCAAACGCAGTGATGAAGACATCAGCGGTGTTTACACCCAATTTGATCACGGCGAAACAATCACCGATTCCCGGGGAAACGCCGTTTTTTATCAATATAATGATGGCGCTGAAGGTTTAGCTACTTTCAGTACAACTGATTACGATTATTCAGTCTTTACCTCTGACGGTTTTGATCTGAATGTCATCCAGGCAGCTGTTAACAGCCTTTCCTGATTTATTCCATAAAAAAACGCTCATCTGAGCGTTTTTTTTATTTAAGAATGACAATCTCTCCAATCAGCGGCAATTTATTTGCCTTTCCATTTAAGGCATTAACAATCCCAAGAATCACAAAAGCCAGAATTGCC
This genomic interval from Eubacteriaceae bacterium ES3 contains the following:
- the hrcA gene encoding heat-inducible transcriptional repressor HrcA; its protein translation is MELSERKKKILEVIIRDYINSAEPVGSRTLSKRCNLGISPATIRNEMADLEEMGFLIQPHTSSGRIPTQQAYRFYVDEIMEIRKLEKIIRTDIHRGFLDYNNELGTTISHTAQVLSKLTNYTSVVLAPRITNYNCKHVQIIPLIKNRVLMVAVTYEGIAKNVEMSLSAEVSEMMALKLSNVINGFLKNSFLKDMNASFFDQIQELSQLESRLVREIIPHLKKALLEDASEVHSTGLTNLFNYPEFSDVEKIKQVVNIVQEKHVLSEILTGNESGKVVHIRIGNENDNENLKDFSIITSTYELDGEMMGAFGVIGPTRMNYDNVSSVLNYIRNELNLHISNLLMK
- a CDS encoding glutamate-5-semialdehyde dehydrogenase, giving the protein MIERGKIAREAGIKLAATDTKTRNDALLEIAKGLEAHKDEILAANEADLKRSEAENLAAPLLKRLVFNESKINDVIDGIHSLIELTDPLGATRLATELDKGLDLYKVTCPIGVIGVIFESRPDAFVQISTLCLKSGNSVLLKGGREALETNRMLCQVIEEATLSAGIPKGFIQNLESRDEVNAMLALDDYIDLIIPRGSNEFVQYIMNHSNIPVMGHADGICHVFVNEDAEIPMAIDLIIDSKTQYVAACNTLETLLVHESIAKDILPPLKRAMEEKNVHLKGDAEVLKIIDIEAATEDDWKTEYLDYILSIKIVPDLSSAISHINTYGSGHTDVIITNDDAAIKTFMTLVDSAGVFSNCSTRFSDGFRFGFGAEVGISTSKLHARGPVGLDGLLSYKYKLIGHGQRVSDYASGQSHFTHQPKNENCPV
- the dnaK gene encoding molecular chaperone DnaK, which gives rise to MSKEKIIGIDLGTTNSCVAVLEGGEAVVIPNAEGNRTTPSVVAFSKDGERLVGQVAKRQAVTNPDRTISSIKREMGTDHKVSVDDKSYTPQEISAMVLQKLKADAEAYLGETVSKAVITVPAYFSDAQRQATKDAGRIAGLEVLRIINEPTAAALAYGLDKGDNQKIMVYDLGGGTFDVSILELGDGVFEVKSTNGNNHLGGDDFDQKIIDWMADEFKKSHGIDLRNDKMALQRLKEAAEKAKIELSTVMKSDINLPFITATADGPQHLELSLTRAKFDELTAALVKSTVGPVEKAMADAGLKKHELDKVILVGGSTRIPAVQEAVKNLTGEEAYKGINPDECVAIGASIQAGVLAGEVNDVLLLDVTPLSLGIETLGGVFTRLIDRNTTIPTKKSQVFSTAADNQTAVDIHVLQGEREMSKDNKTLGRFQLTGIPAARRGIPQIEVTFDIDANGIVNVSAKDMGTGTTQNVVIKSSTNMNEEEIEKAVKEAELHAEEDKKQKALIEAKNTADSTAYQMEQSLEEAKDKISDDEKEKVQAAIEKLKTTAEGDDVEAITKATEELNEAFYPIAQKMYEEAAAQQGAEAQGAEGSDDDDEVMDAEYEEVND
- the hemW gene encoding radical SAM family heme chaperone HemW; translation: MQAKCQEEKLGIYCHIPFCIKKCDYCDFNSEACFDQQQIDNYFKALTKEVCLTASKDKSVDTLYIGGGTPSSVEGDRIYDLIQRLKASFCFTEKNEITIEVNPGTVTKEKLSIYKQAGINRVSVGLQAWQDDLLQKLGRIHAQRQFVETMEGLKMTGFKNISVDLMYGLPGQTLSMMFETIDEVLKFEPTHFSCYSLILEEGTMMTDRVEKGEISCPDEETERKMHWMIDETLKKHGFHHYEISSYAKAGYESRHNLKYWELKETLGLGAGAHSFYGGVRFANLAKRTDYVEALTRGELPRTEMHQLSKKEEMDEWMFLGLRKLDGLSRTNFYAHFACDYMTLYKEEIKKLLSEKLLEQEGDYLKLTKKGQDFANQVFMAFI
- the grpE gene encoding nucleotide exchange factor GrpE, with the translated sequence MASEEQKNEEVMEEEIVSEKSEEEISPEEAVEEEIETVKEVAEEAKKEDEDVINRLLRLQADFENYKKRTQKEKTEISQFAAERFATKLLPVLDNLERAQASFKDSTDEAKTYADGVQMVFKQLMAVLTEEGLEEVDCDCSFDPNCHHGVATEDHPDREDQDILEVFQKGYTFKGKLIRPAMVKICSK
- a CDS encoding tyrosine-protein phosphatase, giving the protein MNKKFTLAVMTGAFAGFSAFLFMKKRKTKQASGQDPTATSTPGSTAFQATTPFELPEKESPIYTSGPVSPTGQPLYDFKDEHNLIFCEETQLSKRLIQLENSINIRDIGGYTGYQGGKVKWRKVIRSEELAHLSDKDVEFFHDLRLKHVFDFRNESKARKQVDRLPSSTQYHLNPIFDSLGARTSSIDFTQPGAVDSFMRGVYHEQTEQRAQRFADVLKYLTIPTETPLLYHCTNGKDRTGFMTYLLLGILGVNDETILSDYTLTNLTFDESYQVLGNIMSEELGVDNHHLWEFYGVKPDWLKISMDYINGNYGHVEAYLLDQTDMTQTDFEKIRDNLLE